The Penaeus monodon isolate SGIC_2016 chromosome 13, NSTDA_Pmon_1, whole genome shotgun sequence genome contains a region encoding:
- the LOC119580241 gene encoding protein sax-3-like, whose product MEVLLLICLLGVAITEGSPPVIKEHPSNVVARRNDPATLNCAASGATRIRWYRDGEKVTTAAEDPRSHRVLLPSGSLFFLRVATSKRDSDAGTYWCVASNSHGATRSHNATLTVATLAYDFQSQADPVVRARVGDSLALPCRPPKGSPPPEVTWLRDSHEVTNSSRVSVTQAGDLVISQAVEEDSASYVCRARNAAGARESTPTKLTIMTPPWFEERPANVTVASGVVVELACRARGSPTPTVTWRRLDGKMPLGRAMIEDQRLVLDHVAAADSGVYVCEVESEAGIAAARATLTVIDAPEFAQRPQDIQVVAGQSARLSCKVEGDPKPLLLWRLPTQDRTALLAAGQSSGHASVADQGQALLLGDVSTHDSGAYYCWGVSSGGGVSARSEVVVVAAHPPPVIGVGPQDLTVSLGGAATFPCEAVSEAASPSISWKYRPAAHLPARELSEGGNGGRVSLPANGALILKDVRADDAGIYSCHISADTGSVEQAAVLRVEDGAQDAAPFLLPAPPSKPRLMAVNQTAVHLSWLPNSQMGGGSDQTYTVEFWRQGWEEWRVADALISQESCVVGGLTPGHTYTFLVRAVDSRGASFPSPWSDPVTTRSPRDPSLTEDEVRHVRRRLSRPAVTLTDATVTAPDSVLLGWEFLALADEAVEGVLVYAVSESGAVQVATVLGTSSSSHLLHELKANSHYTFFLVPFWHSVEGTPSNSMSLRTPQDVPLVAPSDVRVTLREEGTVLIKWSTLSTEEARGEVVGYQVTLSHNGTHTTETVSHPWLEADGLMTGRLYTVRVAALTEAGPGPFTAPVLMDVGPSGAQTSHQNRKDDGSVIYAPPEPAWLVYLLIPVVLLLSAATLIYVRRLRGKTTPPAQPHAPALYQDPSLYPTHHSVNMYGEQKLWRPSDSDKESSLSSTRLLRPEQLVNEYAEPRIQRANETAEPYATTALLAPGTPRLAHGPTWRHRSEDSGVQVNWAAILPPPPACPPPHDMPVSAGGRDLPGLHMVYAAASSQYDNMGGSEQYERPCDATSEHTYDLYAQVAPADCRGGFLTFNTLQSRGCRQVRADYPPSRPLDLPNTNTH is encoded by the exons ATGGAAGTTCTGCTCCTTATCTGCCTCCTTGGTGTGGCTATAACTGAAG GAAGCCCGCCGGTGATCAAGGAGCACCCGAGCAACGTGGTGGCGCGACGCAACGACCCCGCCACCCTCAACTGCGCCGCCTCCGGAGCCACCCGCATCCGCTGGTACCGCGACGGCGAGAAGGTGACGACGGCGGCGGAGGACCCGCGCTCCCACCGCGTCCTTCTGCCCTCCGGCTCGCTCTTCTTCCTGCGCGTGGCCACCTCCAAGAGGGACAGCGACGCCGGCACCTACTGGTGCGTGGCCTCCAACAGCCACGGCGCCACGCGCTCCCACAACGCCACCCTCACCGTGGCCACGCTCGCCTACGACTTCCAGAGCCAGGCCGACCCCGTGGTGAGGGCGCGCGTCGGGGACTCTCTCGCCCTGCCGTGCCGCCCGCCCAAGGGCTCTCCGCCCCCCGAAGTCACCTGGCTCAGGGACTCCCACGAGGTCACCAACTCCAGCCGGGTCTCCGTCACACAAGCGGGCGATCTCGTCATCAGTCAGGCCGTGGAGGAGGACTCAGCCTCGTACGTGTGTCGCGCCCGCAACGCCGCCGGCGCCCGGGAGTCCACGCCCACCAAGCTCACCATCATGA CGCCGCCCTGGTTCGAGGAGCGTCCTGCGAACGTGACCGTCGCGTCGGGCGTGGTGGTGGAGCTGGCGTGCCGCGCCCGAGGCTCGCCCACGCCCACGGTCACCTGGCGGCGTCTCGACGGCAAGATGCCGCTCGGCCGCGCTATGATCGAGGACCAGCGGCTGGTGCTGGACCACGTGGCGGCTGCCGACTCCGGCGTGTACGTGTGCGAGGTGGAGAGCGAGGCAGGGATCGCCGCGGCCCGGGCCACTCTCACCGTGATTGACGCCCCCGAGTTCGCTCAGCGGCCGCAGGATATTCAGGTGGTGGCTGGCCAGAGCGCCAGGCTCTCGTGCAAGGTCGAGGGCGACCCCAAGCCTCTCCTGCTGTGGCGGCTACCCACCCAGGACAGGACTGCTCTGCTCGCCGCGGGGCAGAGCAGCGGCCACGCCTCCGTCGCCGACCAAGGCCAGGCTCTCCTGCTCGGTGACGTCAGCACGCACGACAGCGGAGCCTACTACTGCTGGGGCgtcagcagcggcggcggcgtcAGCGCTCGCTCGGAGGTGGTGGTCGTGGCGGCGCATCCCCCTCCTGTGATCGGCGTAGGACCCCAGGACCTCACGGTGTCCCTCGGGGGCGCTGCCACCTTCCCCTGCGAGGCCGTGAGTGAGGCCGCCTCGCCCTCCATCTCCTGGAAGTACCGCCCGGCCGCCCATCTCCCCGCCCGAGAGCTCAGCGAGGGCGGCAACGGCGGGCGAGTGTCCCTCCCGGCCAACGGCGCCCTCATCCTGAAGGACGTCCGGGCCGACGACGCCGGCATCTACAGCTGCCACATCAGCGCGGACACCGGCAGCGTGGAGCAGGCGGCGGTCCTGCGGGTGGAGGACGGCGCCCAAGACGCGGCGCCGTTCCTGCTGCCGGCGCCGCCGTCCAAGCCGCGCCTCATGGCCGTCAACCAGACCGCTGTGCACCTGAGCTGGCTGCCCAACTCCCAGATGGGCGGAGGTTCCGACCAGACGTACACGGTGGAGTTCTGGCGCCAGGGCTGGGAGGAGTGGCGGGTGGCGGACGCCCTCATCTCGCAGGAGTCGTGCGTGGTGGGCGGGCTGACGCCTGGCCACACCTACACCTTCCTGGTCCGTGCCGTCGACTCGCGAGGGGCGTCGTTCCCGAGTCCCTGGTCCGACCCGGTCACGACCCGCTCTCCCCGCGACCCGAGTCTCACGGAGGACGAGGTCCGTCACGTCCGCCGCCGCCTCTCGCGCCCCGCCGTCACGCTCACCGACGCCACAGTCACCGCCCCCGACAGCGTCCTTCTCGGCTGGGAGTTCCTGGCGCTGGCGGACGAGGCCGTCGAGGGAGTGCTCGTGTACGCCGTCAGCGAATCGGGGGCCGTGCAGGTGGCCACCGTGCTTGGCACGTCGTCATCCTCACACCTCCTGCATGAACTCAAGGCCAACTCCCACTACACTTTCTTCCTCGTCCCCTTCTGGCACAGCGTCGAGGGCACGCCATCCAACTCCATGTCGCTGCGGACTCCACAAGATG TACCCTTGGTGGCTCCTTCCGACGTCCGAGTGACGCTTCGCGAGGAAGGAACCGTCCTTATCAAGTGGTCAACTCTGTCCACCGAGGAAGCCCGCGGGGAGGTGGTGGGCTACCAGGTCACCCTCAGCCACAACGGAACCCACACCACCGAGACCGTGTCCCACCCATGGCTAGAGGCCGATGGTCTGATGACAGGGCGTCTGTACACCGTCCGTGTTGCTGCCCTCACGGAGGCTGGCCCGGGTCCCTTCACCGCCCCCGTGCTGATGGACGTCGGGCCCTCAGGTGCCCAGACCAGCCACCAGAATCGCAAAGACGATGGCTCCGTCATATATGCCCCGCCAGAGCCCGCTTGGCTGGTGTACCTGCTGATCCCTGTGGTGCTGCTCTTGTCTGCTGCCACTCTGATCTACGTCAGACGTCTGCGTGGGAAGACTACGCCCCCGGCTCAGCCCCACGCGCCCGCCCTGTATCAGGACCCGTCCCTCTACCCCACCCACCACTCCGTCAACATGTATGGTGAGCAGAAACTATGGCGACCTTCAGATAGTGACAAGGAATCAAGTTTATCCTCCACGCGACTCCTTCGGCCCGAGCAGCTCGTCAACGAATACGCAGAGCCAAGGATACAGAGAGCCAACGAGACGGCCGAGCCCTACGCCACGACAGCTCTCTTGGCTCCTGGCACTCCGCGCCTGGCACACGGGCCAACCTGGAGGCACCGTAGCGAGGACTCGGGCGTGCAGGTGAACTGGGccgccatcctccctcccccacccgcgTGCCCTCCCCCTCACGACATGCCCGTCTCAGCAGGAGGGCGCGATCTGCCCGGTCTGCACATGGTCTACGCAGCAGCCTCCTCTCAGTACGACAATATGGGCGGGTCCGAGCAGTACGAGAGACCCTGCGACGCCACATCGGAGCATACCTACGACCTGTATGCTCAAGTAGCTCCTGCAGACTGCCGCGGGGGGTTCCTCACTTTCAACACCCTGCAGTCACGAGGATGCCGTCAAGTGCGAGCGGATTACCCTCCGTCGAGACCGCTCGATCTGCCCAACACCAACACCCATTAG